In Candidatus Binatia bacterium, one genomic interval encodes:
- a CDS encoding glucose-6-phosphate isomerase (catalyzes the formation of D-fructose 6-phosphate from D-glucose 6-phosphate) codes for MPDYRRRATRDAMSVRLDVNGMMADAIGQAGVARDDVEGLQTRAAQIAGTLKAQRAAGALPFYDLPYQKEALALTKALAADVRGECDTLVVLGIGGSALGTKTLVAALGETTPRVLVADNVDPWSFGHLLDGLDLTRTTFNVISKSGETGETMAQFLIVRDLLLRQLGAVDYKKRVVVSTDAEKGALRQVVHDEGFRDLVIPAGVGGRFSVLTTVGLFPAAVAGLRVDELLAGAAWMDTRCEVADLWRHPAHLLATLLYLADTHHKQNIVVMMPYSDRLQSFAAWFAQLWAESLGKARGVDGSAVHTGQTPVAAVGATDQHSQLQLYAEGPADKVIVMLRVEDHGRELPVPSAYADLESIGYLGGTGLGQLLNLEQQATELALVKQQRPVITVTVPQINAFTLGQLFYLFEAAVVFAGGLYRINPLDQPGVEESKRFTYGLVGRKGFEAKRAEVEAWRARKRGDYVL; via the coding sequence ATGCCGGATTACCGTCGCCGTGCGACCCGCGACGCGATGAGTGTGCGGCTCGACGTCAACGGCATGATGGCGGACGCCATCGGCCAGGCAGGCGTTGCGCGGGATGACGTAGAGGGACTGCAGACGCGTGCGGCGCAGATCGCCGGCACGTTGAAAGCACAACGTGCGGCCGGCGCGTTACCCTTCTACGACTTGCCGTACCAAAAAGAAGCCCTGGCGCTGACCAAAGCCTTGGCCGCCGACGTGCGTGGCGAGTGTGACACGCTCGTCGTCCTCGGGATCGGGGGCTCAGCGCTCGGCACCAAGACGTTGGTTGCCGCCCTCGGCGAGACCACACCGCGCGTGCTGGTGGCCGACAACGTCGACCCGTGGAGCTTCGGACATCTGCTCGACGGGCTCGACCTGACGCGGACCACCTTCAACGTGATCAGCAAATCGGGCGAGACCGGTGAGACGATGGCGCAGTTTCTCATCGTCCGCGACCTGCTGCTGCGCCAGCTCGGAGCGGTCGACTACAAGAAACGCGTCGTTGTCAGCACCGACGCCGAGAAGGGGGCGCTGCGTCAGGTCGTTCACGACGAAGGCTTTCGGGACCTCGTCATTCCCGCGGGCGTCGGTGGCCGCTTCTCCGTACTCACCACCGTCGGTTTGTTTCCCGCCGCCGTGGCGGGCCTGCGCGTCGATGAGCTGCTCGCCGGCGCGGCCTGGATGGATACGCGGTGTGAGGTGGCGGACCTGTGGCGGCATCCGGCCCATTTGCTGGCGACGTTGCTGTATCTCGCCGACACCCATCACAAGCAGAACATCGTCGTCATGATGCCGTACAGCGATCGGCTGCAGTCGTTTGCCGCATGGTTCGCCCAGCTCTGGGCCGAGAGTCTCGGGAAAGCACGCGGCGTGGATGGCTCGGCGGTTCACACCGGCCAGACTCCGGTCGCCGCCGTCGGCGCCACGGATCAGCATTCGCAACTGCAGCTGTACGCGGAGGGGCCGGCGGACAAGGTGATCGTCATGCTGCGGGTCGAAGACCATGGACGTGAACTGCCCGTTCCTTCGGCCTACGCCGACCTGGAGAGCATCGGCTATCTCGGCGGTACCGGTCTGGGCCAGCTGCTGAATCTCGAGCAGCAGGCCACCGAGCTGGCGCTGGTGAAACAGCAACGCCCCGTCATTACGGTCACCGTACCGCAGATCAACGCCTTCACGCTGGGGCAACTGTTCTATCTCTTCGAAGCGGCGGTCGTGTTCGCCGGCGGGTTGTATCGCATCAATCCGCTCGACCAGCCGGGCGTCGAGGAGAGCAAGCGCTTCACCTATGGATTGGTCGGCCGCAAAGGGTTCGAAGCCAAGCGGGCGGAAGTCGAAGCCTGGCGCGCGCGCAAGCGCGGCGACTACGTCCTCTGA